The following proteins come from a genomic window of Microscilla marina ATCC 23134:
- a CDS encoding DUF3419 family protein, with the protein MSEQLKKVRHDYIRYANCWEDADILLDALQVGNDDRVLSIGSAGDNSFSMLAQDAELVVAVDINPVQLNLIELKKAAIATLNHQEFLQFLGFEECEQRWELFQTVKSELSSEIASFWSNRRQEIEEGIIYQGKFEKYFKLFHKKVLPLIHTKKRIRRLFELKSANEQAEYFNASWNNRRWRLLFKIFFSRFVMGRLGRDPQFLKEVEVPVSTFIASTANDHLSSVACQQNYFLQFILTGKFNTALPHYARKENFELIKPRIHRMTVYNGLAEDAFKAFEGFNKFNLSNIFEYMNPELFQSVSENLWQEALSGARYAYWNLMVPRRMSKILSGLFYDEANAQHLSQQDKGFFYGN; encoded by the coding sequence ATGAGTGAACAGTTAAAAAAAGTCAGGCACGATTACATACGTTACGCCAATTGTTGGGAAGACGCAGACATTTTGTTAGACGCCCTACAGGTAGGTAACGACGACCGGGTATTGTCTATAGGATCGGCAGGAGACAATAGTTTTTCTATGCTTGCCCAAGACGCTGAACTGGTAGTGGCAGTAGACATTAACCCAGTACAGCTCAATTTGATTGAACTAAAAAAAGCGGCAATTGCTACGCTCAATCACCAAGAGTTTTTACAATTTCTGGGGTTTGAAGAATGTGAGCAACGTTGGGAGCTTTTCCAGACGGTAAAAAGTGAGCTTTCGAGCGAAATAGCGAGCTTTTGGTCAAACAGGCGTCAAGAAATAGAAGAAGGCATTATTTATCAAGGGAAGTTTGAAAAATACTTCAAACTATTTCATAAAAAGGTTTTACCGCTTATTCATACCAAGAAACGCATCAGGCGATTGTTTGAGTTAAAAAGCGCCAACGAACAAGCCGAATATTTCAATGCTTCGTGGAACAATCGCAGGTGGCGGCTATTATTCAAGATATTCTTTAGCCGATTTGTAATGGGTAGATTGGGGCGTGACCCTCAGTTTTTAAAAGAAGTAGAGGTTCCTGTTTCTACGTTTATTGCCAGCACTGCCAACGACCACTTAAGTTCGGTAGCTTGTCAACAAAATTATTTTTTGCAGTTTATTCTTACTGGTAAATTCAACACGGCATTGCCACATTATGCCAGAAAAGAAAACTTTGAACTTATTAAGCCTCGCATCCACCGAATGACAGTGTACAACGGGCTTGCCGAGGATGCTTTCAAAGCATTTGAAGGCTTCAATAAGTTTAACTTATCTAATATTTTCGAATATATGAACCCTGAACTTTTCCAATCGGTGAGCGAAAACCTGTGGCAAGAAGCCTTGTCAGGAGCACGTTATGCCTATTGGAACCTAATGGTGCCCAGGCGCATGTCGAAAATACTATCGGGGTTATTCTATGATGAAGCCAACGCCCAACACCTTTCCCAACAAGACAAAGGATTCTTTTATGGTAAC
- a CDS encoding PEP/pyruvate-binding domain-containing protein gives MIFIPSIEKTAPEGIGGKASNLLRLVKMGAQVPAWAVVPQVVLLDQLSGQTDKASIKAEFEQLVVPQEVLTALQAYFGDNYANKTYAVRSSAIDEDGSQFSFAGQFETFLHVSFDQLAEKIKAIWQSVVSDRVMTYREENNLPLQLGIGAIVQEMVAAEVAGVAFGMNPVSGDKESKVISAVYGLGEGLVSGELDADTFTLSPKGTDTQLAHKTHALLRKPAGSGIEKVPLDATKSDLATLQDTELKEIAALLDRLDEHLGTPQDIEFAYANNQLYLLQTRPITAAGSKPEGEYILWDNSNIIESYPGITTPLTFSFIIKMYEMVYRQFVGIMGVTDKEINRHEEVFANTLGLVRGRVYYNLLNWYKMLAMLPGYSINAENMERMMGVKERFELEDDFGMSKGRARWRMLTMGIKMIQKQFGLPRERRKFLSQLKSIMASYDAIDFDALTPAQIIAHYNKFESSLLMRWKAPLVNDFFAMIWFGMLEKQAIKYCPDQPNIHNDLLCGSQDIISVEPIHRSIAIAALVNQNKEAKALFMNKTPDEIWAEFCNGAFPAIKQKLEEYIQLFGNRCVGELKLETISYAQKPALFVKVIKSYVAQGITQKRSESNIEEELREAAEKKIFGALKGKGVKRWWFKYVLNKARDLVSNRENLRYERTKGFGMVRRMFSALGKKLHAAGHLQDPRDVFYLELAEIKSLEKTPFSESLKEHIVARKKEFAAYKTQKPPQERFFTYGHNFTDEYIYSLEKIEDAEQDLNGIGCCPGIVQAKVRVVMDPNETDSLNGDILVTSSTDPGWVTLFPTASAIIVERGSLLSHSAIVSREMGIPCIVSVTGLLRTLKSGDEVLMDGSTGKIKIIEQ, from the coding sequence ATGATATTTATTCCAAGTATAGAAAAAACCGCCCCAGAAGGCATCGGAGGCAAAGCTAGTAATTTACTTCGTTTGGTAAAAATGGGTGCACAAGTACCAGCTTGGGCAGTAGTGCCTCAGGTTGTTTTGCTTGATCAATTGTCTGGGCAAACCGACAAAGCCAGTATCAAAGCTGAATTTGAACAACTCGTGGTACCACAAGAGGTGTTGACGGCGTTGCAAGCCTACTTTGGCGACAACTACGCCAATAAAACTTATGCAGTACGTTCATCAGCTATAGATGAGGATGGTAGCCAATTTTCTTTTGCCGGGCAGTTCGAAACCTTTTTGCATGTATCATTTGACCAATTGGCTGAGAAAATCAAGGCCATTTGGCAATCGGTAGTATCTGATAGGGTGATGACTTACCGTGAGGAAAATAACTTACCACTACAGTTAGGTATTGGTGCCATTGTACAAGAAATGGTAGCTGCCGAAGTTGCTGGAGTTGCCTTTGGAATGAACCCAGTATCGGGCGATAAAGAAAGTAAGGTAATTTCAGCAGTGTATGGGTTGGGCGAAGGGCTGGTATCGGGCGAACTGGACGCTGATACGTTTACGCTTTCGCCAAAAGGCACTGATACTCAATTGGCGCATAAAACCCACGCTTTGTTAAGAAAACCAGCAGGCAGTGGTATAGAAAAAGTCCCCTTAGATGCCACTAAAAGTGATTTGGCTACTTTGCAAGATACCGAACTGAAGGAAATAGCGGCTTTGTTGGATCGTTTGGACGAACACTTGGGCACCCCACAAGACATTGAATTTGCTTATGCAAATAACCAATTATACTTGTTGCAAACCCGTCCTATTACTGCCGCCGGAAGCAAACCAGAAGGTGAATATATTTTGTGGGACAACAGCAACATTATAGAGTCTTACCCGGGCATTACTACTCCCCTTACCTTTTCATTTATTATAAAAATGTACGAAATGGTATACCGCCAGTTTGTAGGCATTATGGGAGTGACCGATAAGGAAATTAACCGCCACGAAGAGGTGTTTGCCAATACGTTGGGACTGGTACGGGGCAGGGTATATTATAATTTGCTCAACTGGTATAAGATGTTGGCAATGCTGCCTGGTTACTCTATCAATGCTGAAAACATGGAGCGGATGATGGGGGTAAAGGAACGCTTTGAACTGGAAGATGACTTTGGAATGAGCAAGGGGCGAGCACGTTGGCGAATGCTGACGATGGGAATAAAGATGATTCAGAAACAATTTGGGCTACCCAGGGAAAGAAGAAAGTTTTTGAGCCAACTCAAGTCTATTATGGCATCGTATGATGCTATTGACTTTGATGCATTGACTCCAGCTCAAATCATTGCTCACTATAATAAGTTCGAATCATCGCTGTTGATGCGTTGGAAAGCACCCCTGGTCAATGATTTTTTTGCTATGATTTGGTTTGGAATGCTTGAAAAACAAGCCATTAAATACTGCCCTGACCAGCCCAACATTCACAACGATTTGTTGTGCGGAAGCCAGGATATTATTTCGGTAGAACCCATTCACCGAAGCATAGCTATAGCCGCGCTGGTCAATCAAAATAAGGAAGCCAAAGCACTTTTCATGAACAAAACGCCCGATGAGATATGGGCGGAGTTCTGCAATGGGGCTTTTCCAGCTATCAAACAAAAACTGGAAGAATACATCCAACTATTTGGCAATCGCTGTGTGGGTGAACTTAAGCTCGAAACTATATCTTATGCCCAAAAACCTGCCTTATTTGTCAAGGTCATCAAGTCTTATGTGGCACAGGGCATTACCCAAAAAAGAAGCGAGTCTAACATTGAAGAAGAACTGAGAGAAGCAGCCGAAAAGAAAATATTTGGTGCACTTAAGGGTAAAGGTGTTAAGCGTTGGTGGTTTAAATATGTACTCAACAAAGCGCGTGACTTGGTAAGCAACCGCGAAAACCTGCGCTACGAAAGAACCAAGGGCTTTGGCATGGTGCGACGAATGTTCTCAGCGTTGGGCAAAAAATTACACGCTGCCGGGCATTTACAAGATCCAAGAGATGTGTTTTATCTAGAACTTGCTGAGATTAAGTCTTTGGAAAAAACTCCTTTCAGCGAAAGCTTAAAAGAACACATTGTTGCCCGCAAAAAAGAGTTTGCTGCATATAAAACTCAAAAACCTCCTCAGGAACGCTTTTTTACTTATGGACATAACTTTACAGACGAATACATTTATTCGCTGGAAAAAATAGAAGATGCCGAACAAGATCTAAATGGCATTGGTTGCTGCCCTGGCATTGTGCAGGCAAAGGTAAGGGTAGTGATGGATCCGAACGAAACCGACTCACTAAACGGGGATATTTTGGTGACTTCGAGCACCGATCCGGGCTGGGTAACTTTGTTTCCTACGGCTTCGGCTATTATAGTAGAGCGTGGAAGTTTGCTAAGCCATTCGGCTATAGTATCACGCGAGATGGGGATTCCTTGTATAGTAAGTGTTACCGGGCTTTTGCGCACACTAAAGTCTGGCGATGAAGTATTGATGGATGGAAGTACAGGCAAAATTAAAATTATAGAGCAATGA
- a CDS encoding UbiA family prenyltransferase, with translation MSNPEENYLPFAKRFLIYQKERFPFIAHGIMISAFTFSAVSYSRICRGKEGFINWSDFFIGVFATVTLFFLVRIFDEFKDHEDDIKYRTYLPVPRGLMSLQELKIIGLVVGITQIAVIAIFQLQMLYLYVIVLLYLCLMGVEFFVPEWLKKRQIIYITSHMVIIPLIDIYASGLDWLLGGGHPHWGLAWFFAVSYTNGLVLEFGRKIRTPEGEEPNVVSYTGLYGTRGGTLIWIGLMFTTMLLAIGASYYANYSSWAILILGVCFVLCSLPGWSFLKTPTAKKSKYIEYTTALWTILMYLALGGIPMLKGLLS, from the coding sequence ATGAGTAACCCTGAAGAAAACTATCTACCGTTTGCTAAACGTTTTTTAATTTATCAAAAAGAAAGATTTCCTTTTATTGCCCACGGAATTATGATTTCGGCTTTCACATTTTCGGCTGTATCTTATTCAAGAATTTGTCGGGGAAAAGAAGGTTTTATCAATTGGTCAGACTTTTTTATTGGCGTTTTTGCCACTGTGACCCTTTTCTTTTTGGTCAGAATATTCGACGAATTCAAAGACCATGAAGATGATATAAAATACCGTACTTACCTGCCTGTACCTCGTGGCCTAATGTCGCTTCAGGAACTCAAAATAATAGGTTTGGTAGTAGGGATTACCCAAATAGCAGTCATTGCTATTTTCCAATTACAAATGCTCTATTTGTATGTGATTGTGCTCCTGTATTTGTGTTTGATGGGAGTAGAGTTTTTTGTACCTGAGTGGCTCAAAAAACGCCAAATCATATACATTACCTCACACATGGTCATTATTCCATTAATTGACATTTATGCCAGTGGTTTAGATTGGTTGTTGGGGGGGGGGCATCCACACTGGGGGCTTGCCTGGTTTTTTGCCGTATCGTATACCAACGGTTTGGTACTAGAGTTTGGGCGTAAGATAAGAACACCTGAAGGCGAAGAACCCAACGTAGTGTCTTATACTGGGCTATATGGTACCCGTGGAGGCACTTTGATATGGATAGGGCTCATGTTTACCACCATGTTGTTAGCCATTGGGGCATCTTATTATGCCAATTACAGCAGTTGGGCAATCCTTATTTTGGGCGTATGCTTTGTGTTATGCTCACTGCCAGGTTGGTCTTTTTTAAAAACGCCTACTGCCAAAAAAAGTAAATACATAGAATACACCACCGCACTGTGGACTATATTGATGTACCTCGCCTTGGGCGGCATTCCAATGTTGAAAGGATTATTGTCATGA
- a CDS encoding hydroxymethylglutaryl-CoA reductase, translating into MSYSHKHVKKVLEQIEKVKSIEAYTQQIAPLTQEEIDKLDRKSFNGSATTEGLEARLSFLAEQGVSVDRLTSHSGLESPESLKGNIENFIGMAQVPVGLAGPLLVKGSEAQGDFFVPLATTEGALIASYNRGMKACRLSGGITSVCLIEGVQRSPFFKFDNLGTVGLFIKWVYQRMDKFTEIVESTSRFAKLNDLKANIEGNSVILTFEYLTGDAAGQNMVTICTDKICKYILANFDITPLEWYIEGNYSGDKKATTLSFVNVRGKKVTAEIVIPRFVVDKVLKTTPEKIAQYWQSSTLGVIQSGAIGAQGHVANGLTALFIACGQDVACISESSIGLTRMETNTDGDLYVSVTLPSLIVGTVGGGTSLATQKECLEMLGCAGANKAKKFAEICCAVALAGEISIASAMSADHFTNAHQKLGRK; encoded by the coding sequence ATGTCTTATAGCCATAAACACGTAAAAAAGGTACTTGAACAAATAGAAAAAGTAAAAAGTATTGAGGCGTATACACAGCAAATTGCTCCGTTGACCCAAGAAGAAATTGACAAGTTAGACCGAAAAAGTTTTAACGGTTCAGCTACTACCGAAGGCTTAGAAGCAAGATTGAGCTTCCTTGCTGAGCAAGGAGTTTCAGTAGATCGGTTAACTAGCCACTCTGGTTTAGAAAGTCCAGAATCGCTTAAAGGCAACATTGAAAATTTTATAGGCATGGCACAAGTGCCAGTGGGTTTAGCAGGTCCTTTGTTGGTAAAAGGCTCAGAAGCTCAAGGCGACTTTTTTGTACCACTTGCTACCACTGAGGGCGCCCTGATTGCCTCCTATAACCGAGGAATGAAAGCTTGCCGTTTGAGCGGAGGCATTACTTCGGTATGTTTGATAGAAGGTGTGCAACGTAGTCCTTTCTTTAAGTTTGATAACCTGGGAACAGTAGGACTATTTATCAAGTGGGTATACCAGCGCATGGATAAATTTACAGAAATTGTAGAAAGTACCAGTCGTTTTGCCAAGCTCAACGACCTCAAAGCCAATATAGAGGGCAACAGTGTGATTCTTACCTTTGAGTACCTTACTGGAGATGCAGCTGGACAAAACATGGTGACGATTTGCACCGACAAAATATGCAAATACATTTTGGCAAACTTTGATATAACCCCGCTTGAGTGGTACATAGAGGGCAATTATTCAGGAGATAAAAAGGCGACTACGCTATCGTTTGTAAATGTAAGAGGCAAAAAAGTAACTGCTGAGATTGTAATCCCCCGTTTTGTAGTAGATAAGGTACTAAAAACCACCCCCGAGAAAATCGCTCAATATTGGCAATCATCTACTTTAGGTGTGATCCAAAGTGGAGCCATTGGTGCGCAAGGACATGTGGCCAATGGACTTACGGCTTTGTTTATTGCTTGTGGGCAAGACGTTGCCTGTATTTCTGAATCATCTATTGGACTTACCCGAATGGAAACTAACACTGATGGAGATTTATATGTGTCGGTTACTTTACCCTCGCTTATTGTGGGTACAGTGGGTGGAGGCACCTCACTTGCTACCCAAAAAGAATGCCTTGAAATGTTGGGCTGTGCTGGCGCCAACAAAGCCAAGAAGTTTGCTGAAATCTGTTGTGCAGTAGCACTCGCTGGCGAAATATCAATTGCTTCGGCTATGTCTGCCGACCATTTTACTAATGCTCACCAAAAATTGGGAAGAAAATAA